A single genomic interval of Pyrus communis chromosome 5, drPyrComm1.1, whole genome shotgun sequence harbors:
- the LOC137735470 gene encoding putative pentatricopeptide repeat-containing protein At5g36300 yields the protein MLVQSIWCRTSPSLSSTASFFTITPLPLFFPSCLKHPGTFKFYASFTHSNLIKTRKEVKFTSPNDENTSVPSYPIAQTTGEELSGESYNNLISGFCRAGHIDKAMAVLAEMEALGVRPNSVSYAHLIDGLGSNGRTLEADVLFQEMICSGLRPRIRVYNVMLRGCLKKGLLELATRVLAVMGDLGVEKNEETYEILLDYYVSAGRLEDTWSMINEMKRKRFRLSSFVYSKVIGLYRDNGMWKKAMDIVGEIREMGMALDKQIFNSIIDTFGKYGELDEALEVFDKMKQEGLKPDITTFNSLIRWHCKAGNISKALELFTEMQEQGLYPDPKIFVTVISRLGEQGKWDMIQKTFENMKRRGHKKSGIIYAVLVDIYGQYGKFQDAQECISALKAEGLIPSASMFCVLANAYAQQGLCHQTVKVLQLMEAEGIEPNVIMLNVLINAFGVAGRYLEALSIYHHIKESGFSPDVVTYTTLMKAFIRARKFDKVPEIYKEMERAGCTPDRKARQMLQVALMVLQQRYCE from the exons ATGCTGGTGCAGTCCATTTGGTGTCGCACTTCACCTTCACTTTCATCCACAGCCAGCTTCTTCACAATCACTCCACTCCCTCTCTTCTTTCCGAGCTGCCTCAAACACCCCGGGACATTCAAGTTCTACGCTTCTTTCACCCACTCGAATCTCATCAAGACCAGGAAAGAAGTCAAATTTACGTCCCCCAATGACGAAAACACTTCAGTTCCCAGCTATCCAATTGCTCAAACCACTGGAGAGGAACTTTCGGGCGAatcatacaacaatttgatAAGTGGGTTCTGCAGGGCAGGGCATATCGACAAGGCCATGGCTGTTCTTGCAGAAATGGAAGCTCTCGGCGTTCGACCCAATTCGGTGTCTTACGCTCATTTGATTGACGGTCTTGGAAGCAATGGCAGGACTTTGGAGGCCGATGTGTTGTTTCAGGAAATGATATGTTCTGGGTTGAGGCCACGAATCAGGGTTTACAATGTTATGCTCAGAGGGTGTTTGAAGAAAGGCCTCTTAGAACTTGCTACTAGAGTTTTGGCAGTAATGGGCGATTTGGGTGTGGAGAAAAATGAAGAGACGTATGAGATTCTTCTTGATTACTATGTCAGTGCCGGGAGGTTGGAAGATACCTGGTCAATGATTAATGAGATGAAGCGGAAGCGGTTTCGGTTGAGCTCGTTTGTGTATAGCAAGGTTATTGGTCTTTACAGGGACAATGGGATGTGGAAGAAGGCAATGGACATTGTGGGAGAGATAAGGGAAATGGGGATGGCATTGGATAAACAGATTTTCAACAGCATTATTGATACGTTTGGGAAATATGGCGAATTGGACGAAGCTTTGgaagtgtttgataaaatgaaacaagaagGTCTGAAGCCTGATATAACGACGTTTAATTCGTTGATAAGGTGGCATTGTAAAGCAGGGAATATAAGCAAGGCTCTTGAGTTGTTTACCGAGATGCAGGAACAGGGGTTGTATCCTGATCCAAAGATCTTTGTCACTGTTATTAGCCGATTAGGGGAGCAGGGGAAGTGGGATATGATCCAGAAGACTTTTGAGAATATGAAGCGCCGAGGGCATAAGAAAAGTGGGATAATTTATGCTGTTTTGGTTGATATTTATGGGCAGTATGGAAAATTTCAGGATGCTCAAGAGTGCATATCTGCCCTAAAGGCGGAAGGTCTTATTCCTTCAGCCAGTATGTTTTGTGTCTTAGCAAATGCCTACGCTCAACAG GGATTATGTCATCAGACGGTTAAGGTGCTTCAGCTCATGGAAGCTGAGGGAATCGAACCAAACGTCATAATGCTGAATGTGCTGATCAATGCATTCGGTGTTGCTGGTAGATATTTAGAGGCGTTATCCATTTATCACCATATAAAAGAAAGT GGTTTTAGTCCTGATGTGGTTACTTATACTACCCTTATGAAGGCGTTTATTAGGGCAAGGAAGTTTGACAAG GTCCCGGAGATATACAAGGAAATGGAACGTGCCGGATGCACTCCGGATAGAAAGGCTAGACAGATGTTACAAGTTGCTTTAATGGTCCTTCAACAGAGGTATTGTGAGTAA
- the LOC137735130 gene encoding protein APEM9, whose product MEKEANGSSPSTELGMESTASGPAIWEQIELSESYLVCSMYEEAASLASSILKPLSQHSQHLEADGDRFELYDMSESAGMVLVQSLKQLGRTSEILNELKPLFASVGTIPVQALLTGVCFYISEGHSLGIQEFLEEFLSSWSFVDEQYYVLASTEKFADNAKRSDEHFVLGVDKYVEVVEVYVLKLLGTVLNDVKLATSWVETAELPEDRRQVLLRRLHSLHSVKATNSPQGSLSSSLEDNYDVEQIAVPAGYPKARYGGTVKKQTVFNLSKKLEPCVWWFRTITLKFGSARVVISNGKIVSGFLILLIYYILRRKQATIKRTIQRQALTMKKALVDLWQLAFSYQVNPLAAVQPLAAATQGGR is encoded by the exons ATGGAGAAGGAGGCAAATGGCTCGTCTCCTTCAACCGAGTTAGGGATGGAGTCCACCGCCTCCGGCCCTGCCATCTGGGAGCAAATTGAGCTTTCCGAGAG CTACCTTGTTTGCTCAATGTACGAGGAAGCAGCCTCATTAGCCTCCTCTATTCTGAAGCCTCTTTCACAACACAGTCAACACCTTGAAGCCGACGGCGACCGCTTCGAGCTCTACGACATGTCGGAATCGGCCGGTATGGTGCTTGTGCAATCCTTAAAACAACTTGGAAG GACATCAGAGATTCTGAATGAGCTCAAACCATTGTTTGCCTCTGTTGGTACTATCCCTGTTCAAGCTCTTCTCACTGG GGTATGTTTTTATATATCAGAAGGGCATTCCCTTGGTATTCAAGAATTTCTGGAAGAGTTCCTTAGCAGCTGGAGTTTTGTGGATGAACAATACTATGTTCTTGCTAGTACAGAAAAATTTGCGGATAATGCAAAAAGAAGTGATGAGCATTTTGTTCTGGGAGTTGACAAGTATGTAGAAGTAGTTGAGGTCTATGTGCTGAAGCTTCTGGGAACCGTTTTGAATGATGTCAAGCTTGCAACCTCTTGGGTTGAGACTGCTGAATTACCTGAGGATAGGAGACAG GTACTTTTGAGAAGATTACACTCACTACATTCTGTTAAAGCCACAAACTCACCGCAAGGATCCCTGTCGTCTTCACTGGAGGACAACTATGATGTGGAGCAGATAGCTGTGCCTGCCGGATATCCAAAAGCCAGATATGGAGGGACTGTTAAGAAACAAACAGTTTTTAATCTGTCCAAAAAGTTGGAACCATGTGTCTGGTGGTTCCGTACGATCACTCTGAAATTTGGTAGTGCTCGGGTGGTAATATCTAATGGAAAGATTGTCTCAGGATTCTTGATTTTGCTCATATATTACATTTTGCGGAGAAAACAAGCTACCATAAAGAG GACTATTCAGAGACAAGCTTTGACAATGAAGAAAGCTCTGGTGGACTTGTGGCAGCTTGCATTTTCATACCAGGTGAATCCTTTAGCTGCTGTTCAACCTCTTGCCGCTGCAACACAAGGAGGCCGGTGA
- the LOC137735131 gene encoding LOB domain-containing protein 2-like, whose amino-acid sequence MQRTNNNGTAGSTQPACAACKHQRKKCHAGCILAPYFPADRTREFLAVHKVFGVSNVTKMVKNVEEPNRRKVAESLVWEALCRQKDPVLGAYGEYRMVSDELKRYKQQQNRENHTVPLQVQKGLCFNKSLSDLVGNWNGGITNGITNVNNSGYLRDNDDVIPDSAPFGYPLNCEQQSHEKVVKQVKMVDSVVVPLHQQQQHYSVNNINQRYYLTGQFNEIIGKRIEGTIWEGGS is encoded by the exons ATGCAGAGGACGAATAACAATGGCACAGCAGGATCAACACAACCGGCATGTGCAGCATGCAAACATCAAAGGAAAAAGTGTCATGCTGGTTGCATATTGGCACCGTATTTTCCTGCTGATAGAACTCGGGAATTCCTCGCCGTGCACAAAGTTTTCGGGGTCAGCAACGTAACAAAGATGGTGAAGAATGTCGAGGAACCCAATCGGAGAAAGGTCGCTGAATCGTTGGTATGGGAAGCTCTTTGTAGGCAAAAAGATCCAGTGCTCGGTGCGTACGGAGAGTATAGGATGGTTTCTGATGAGCTTAAAAGGTATAAGCAGCAGCAGAATCGTGAAAACCATACTGTTCCTTTACAAGTGCAAAAGGGATTGTGTTTCAACAAATCCTTGTCGGATTTGGTGGGTAATTGGAATGGTGGAATCACTAATGGAATCACTAATGTTAACAATTCGGGTTATCTTCGTGATAACGACGATGTTATACCGGATTCAGCCCCGTTTGGTTACCCTTTAAATTGTGAACAACAGAGTCATGAGAAGGTGGTAAAGCAAGTAAAAATGGTAGATTCTGTTGTTGTTCCACTACACCAGCAACAGCAGCATTATTCAGTCAACAATATCAATCAACGGTATTATCTTACAG gTCAATTTAATGAAATAATTGGCAAGAGGATAGAAGGCACAATATGGGAAGGAGGATCATAA